The DNA segment CCGCTGTCCGCACGCGGGTTCAGCGGTCCGGGCGTGGAGGAGGGGCGACCGGAACGGGGTAACCGGTCGCGCCCCGCGTCACGCTCAGCCCCGCAGCCGGACCGGCACCTCCTGCCAGCCGAAGGCGATGAACGACGGCACCTGCCGCAGCTCACCCTCCTCGAAGGCCGGCGCCAGACCGGGGAAGCGGTCGAACAGCGCGGGCAGCGCCGTCAGGGCCTCCATCCGGGCCAGCGGCGCGCCGATGCAGCGGTGCACACCGATGCCGAACGCCATGTGGTCGTCGGCGCCGCGCGCGGCATCGAAGACGTGCGCGTCGTCGCCGTAGTGCGCCGGGTCCAGCCCCGCGGCGGCGTACGTCGTGATGATGGCGTCCCCGGCCGGAATGGTGACCTCCCCGACCTTGAGGTCGCTGACCGCGTAGCGCAGCGGCAGGGAGGTGATCGAGGGGTGCACCCGCAGCGTCTCGTCGATCACCGCGTCCCAGGAGATCTCACCGGACCGTACGGCCGCCAGCTGCCCCGGGTCGGTCAGCAGGGCGACGACGGCGTTGCCGATGAGGTTGACGGTGGTCTCGAAACCGGCGCCGATCACCAGCAGCAGCGTGTACAGCAGCTCCTCGTCGCTGAGCCGGTCGCCGTCCTCGTCGCGGACCCGGATCAGCTCCGTGGTCATGTCGTCGCCCGGGTGCTCGACCTTGAGCGCGATCAGGCCGCCCAGCACCGTCCCGATCCGCTCCTGCACGAACGCGGTGTGCTCCGGGCCCGGGTCGGAGGTGTCCATGATGGCCGCGATGAGCTCGGCGGTGTCCCCCCGCATCTCCGCGGGCACACCGAACAGTTCGCAGATCATCCGCATCGGCAGCTCGTGCGCGAACAGCTGCTTGACGTCCACCGGTCCGCCGTCGGCGCCCGCCTTCTCCACGGTGTCGAGCAGCTCGGCCGTGATCGCCTCCACGCGCGGGCGCATCGCCTCGGTGCGCTTGTGCGTGAAGCTCGGCGCCACCAGCTTGCGCAGCCGCGCGTGCTCCGGGCCGTACGTGGTGAACATGTTGACGACGCCCACCCAGCCCAGGACCCAGCCCCAGGAAGGGTGTTCGCCGAGCTCGGGCCACAACCGCCAGTGCAGCCGGGGGTCCTTGCTGACCTGTGGGTCGAGGATCAGTTCCTTGAGGACGTCGTATCCGGTGGGCGCCCAGGCCGGTATGCCTCCGGGCAGTTCGACGGGCACGATCGGGCCGAGGGCGCGCAGCTTGGCGATCTCTGCGGAGATGTCGGTGCCGAACGGGTCGATGACGACGCGGTCGACGGGGTCGGTCACGGTCACGGCAACTCTCCAGAAGGACGGGGGGATCGGGGACTGAACCGCACGGGCAGCGACGTCAGCGAGCGGTGGAAGGGACCGGGCCGCCAGCTGAGGTGCTCGCGCGGCAGGACCGGCTCCAGATCGGGCAGCCACTGGGTGAGGCGTTCGATGGCCTCCGTGGCGATGAGCAGCGTGTGCTGCTTGACGGGGCAGCCGTGCGGGCCCGCCGACCAGGACAGATGGGAGGCGTCCCGCGGCCTGCGGCTGCCCCCGGCCGCCTGCTCCGCGGTGTGGGCCAGCGCCCCGTAGGAGATGACGACCGGCACCGCGGCCCGGATCCACGCCCCGTGGAAGGAGACCGCCTCCCGGGCGAAGTGGATGCCGTAGTTCGCCAGCGGCGTCTCGTGGTGCAGGACCTCCACCACGGCGTCCATCACGGGACGCGCGCCGCTGGTGAGCGTGGAGTAGTACGCCGGGTTGCCGAGGATGCGGGAGAGCGCGTTGGACACCAGGTTCGCGGTCGGCTCGTGACCCGCGCCGAGGGTGAGGAACATCTGCCAGGTGACCTCCTCCGCGGTCAGCCCGGCCGGATGGTCCAGCAGCCGGCTCGGCAGGTCGTCGCCGCGCCGCTCGGCCTTGGCCGCGATCAGCTCCAGGACGTACTTCCCGAACTCCGCCTCGCCCTCGGCGGCTTGAGGACCACCCTCCATCATCTTGCCGAGGCCCTCGTTCAGGCGGTCGCCCGCCTCGTCCGGCAGCCCGAAGAGGTTGTTGAAGACCAGCGCCATCAACGGCCGGGCGAACTCGGTCACCAGGTCGGCCTCGCCGTTCGGACCGATGCGGTCCACCAGCAGCCGCACCGCCCGGTGCACCCGGGCCCGCAGGTCGTGCGGCTCGACCTGGTCGAACACGTCGATCAGCGCGGTGCGGTAGCGCAGGTGCGTGTCGCCGTCGGCGAACAGCGCGTTGGGCCGCCACCGCATCATGCCGAGCAGCGGACAGTCGTCGGCGACCGTCGCCTCCCACGGGCGCGGATCGTGCGAAAACGTTTCCGTGTCGTGCAGCAGGTCCAGTGCGGCCCGCCGGTCCGTGACGACGTACGCCGGTACGCCCGGCGCGAGTTCGGCCCAGCCGACCGCGCCCTGGGCACGCAGGGCGGCGTAGTAGCGGTGCGGGTCGAGCGCGAAGCCGTCCTCCCACAGGCGCACCGGCGCGGAGCGGGAGAAGGCGTGCTGAGCGGGGTAGGTGGTCACCGGCCCTCCGGGGGATGACGGTCGATGAGGTGCTGGACGAGGGCGAGCAGGGCGTCGATGGAGGAGTCGGTGTCCCGGGCGTCACAGGTCACCATCGGCGTGTGCCCCTCCAGGTCGAGGGCGGCGCGCAACTGCTCCTCGGTGTAGTGGCGCGGCGCGTCCGGGAACGCGTTGAAGGCCACGGCGTACGGCAGCCCGGTCTCCTCGACCAGACCGAGGACGTCGAACGAGGCGTCGATACGACGGCTGTCGACCAGCACGAGCGCACCGAGCGCCCCGTACGCGATGTCATCCCACAGCGGCCGGAACCGCTCCTGGCCGGGGGTGCCGAACAGGTACAGCACGACCCCGCCCGGCAGGCTGATCCGGCCGAAGTCGATGGCGACGGTCGTCGTCGACTTCTCCCGGATCCCGTCGAGGTCGTCCACCTGGGCGGACGCCTGGGTGAGCTGTTCCTCGGTGTGCAGGGGGCGGATCTCGGACACCGAGTCGATCAGGGTCGTCTTGCCCACCCCGAAGGGGCCCGTGACGAGGATCTTCACCAGGTCGCGGGCGGTGTCGGGCAGGTGGATGCCGCTAGTTGTGCTTGAGGGCGCGGAGGCCATCGGCCACTCTCTTCAGCAGGTCGGGGTCGAAGCGGTCGGCGGGCGGGATCGGCGCGCGGGCGAGAACCAGGTCCCGGTCGAGCAGGCCGGCGGCCAGCACCCGCACGGCGGAGACCGGCAGCTCCAGCAGAGCCGCGGTCTCCGTCACGGTCAGCGCACCGCCGTCCAGCAGGTCCAGCAGGGCCAGTTGGGCGGCGGGGAGATCGGCGGCCGGATCGACGGGCGCGGTCCGGTCGCCGGCGCTGAGCACCGACAGCCGCTCCAGATGGGGACGGCTGGGCTGGGCGACGCCTCCGGTCGACAGATACGCGGGAACCAGGGGACGGCCGCCCCTGCGGCCGGTCATGCCGGCGCGCCTCCGTCGGCGTCTCGGGGCGCGGCCGCCATCGCCTTCTCACCCAGCCGGGCCACCTGGGAGTGGACCCGGTGTGCGAGCAGGTCCAGACGCACCTCGGGGTCGCCGTAGGCGGCGACACAGGTGCCGTGGTCCGTCGGCACGATGAGGACGTATCCGTGGTCGGACTCGATGACGACCTGGCGTATCTCGGCCCGGTCCCGGTCGGCGAACGCGGCCGCCGCGGTACGGCAGGCGCCCTGCACGGTGCTGGTGATGGCGGCCACCCGCTCCGCGGAGGGCTGCGTCAGCGCGTCGGTGTAGCCCGTCACGAGTCCGTCCCTGGTGAGCAGGACGGCGGCGACGACGTGCGGCACTTCCAGGATGGGGTCGAGCACCCACACGGTGTCGCCTGCTTCGCGACTGGTGGTCATCGAGCCGCTCCCCCTTCGTTCTTGTTCGGTTCGGTGTCGTTGACTGTCGGTTCGGTGGGTGCGGGTCCGGTGTCCCGCGTGTCAGCCCGCCCGGGCGCGCGGCCGGCCGCGGTTCCGTGCTGGAGGGCGGCCATCGCTGCGGCCGACTCCTCGGGGCGGCGTGCCGGCCCGGCCGGAGCGGCCGCGGCGGGAGTGGCCGCTGCGGGAGCGTCGGCCCGGCCACGGCGCCGCCGCTGCGGAAGACCGCCGGAGTCCCGCGGACCCTGGTGCCCGGATCCCGGGGCGGTGTGCTCCTGTTCGGCTCCGTAGCCGTGGCCGGAGTCCTGGCCGGAGCCGTGGTCGGAGCCGTGGTCGGCGTCCGGGGCGGCGGTGGGCGCGGCCGGGGAGACGGCCGGCGCGGTCCGGGGCGTGGCCGCGCCGTCCGTGGCCGGTGCCTTCCGGGTCGAGCGCGGGGCGCTGGCCGCCGGCGGCTTCTCGGCCGGGTCGATCCTGCTGAGCAGGTGGCTCTCGACCCGCAGCACCGCGCGCACGCCGCCGTACGGCGACGGGGACGACAGGTCGACGCCCAGGTCGAACTGCCGGGTCAGCTGGCCGATCGCGGCCAGTCCCATGCGCGGCGGGTCCCCGAGATCGGTGAGCAGGATCGGGTCGGTGCCGGCCACCAGCCGCTGGGCGCGGGCGCGTTCGTCCTGGCTCATGCCGAGGCCCGCGTCGTCGACGGTGACACAGACCCCGTGGTGGACGTGCTCCAGGTTGACCACGACATCGGTTTCCGGGGCGGAGTGCCGCAGCGCGTTGTCGAGGAGTTCGGCGACGATGATGGCGACCGGCTCGACGGCGTGCGACACCAGGGCGGTCCCCGGTTCGAGATGGTTGTGGACCTTGATCCGGTGGTAGCCCGCGAGCCGGGCCTGCCCGCCGGTCACCGCGTCCACCAGGTGGGACTCCTCACGGGCGAGTCCCACCCAGGCCCCGCACACCACGGAGGCGACCTGCGCCCGACGCAGCGACTGCTCGTTCTCGTGGTCCAGGGCGTACAGGGTCTGCGCCAACTCGGGCTCGTCGTAGCGCTCCTGCAGCCCTCGCAGCGCGTCCTGCAGCCGGTACAGGGCCGCCTGGATCTCGCGGGTGGCACCGCGCAGGCCGGCCTGTGCGGCGGCGTCGATCCGGGTGCGCTGCGCGGTCAGTTCGGCGCGCAGCGAGAGCAGGAGCCGTTCGAGGGCGACCCCCGCCGGCGTTCCGGTGATCTCGGATCGCGCCGGGCCGGGCACCGTCACATGCGGATGGGTCAGCTGCCGGGCTGCGGCGGGTATGCGCTGGGCCGCCAGATGCTCCGCTTCGGCAGTGAACGACCGCTGGGTTTCCTCCAGTTGGGTGCGTAGCGTGGTCAGCTCGGCCCGCAACGCGTGCTGCCGGCGCAGGGACCGCAGCAGGCTGCCGCCGAGTGCCAGCGCGGACAGCGTGCCTGCGGCCAGACCGCCCGTCACCAGGTCCGGTGATTCGATCATCTGATGGGTTCCAAGGAAGTGGGCAAGGGGATTCCGTGACCCTCTCGCGAGGTGTTCGGTGCACAGTACACACCGTCATTGATCGATCTCGCACTGTTGGGCGGCAAGTTGTTCCGAAAATGATCAAGGACTGGTCGGCTTGCGTACGGACTGTCGGAAATGCCTTACGTCAGGGGCAAGTTGACCAGGCAGGGTGGCGGGTGGCGGCCCCGGTCACCCGGCGTCCGTACCCCCTTCGGCGTGCACGCCGTGGGCGGGGTTCGGCGCGGCGGTACGGGTCTCGGTCCGCACGGCGGTACGGGTCTCGGTCCGCACGGTGGCACGGGTCTTGGTCCGTGCGGTGGTACGGGTCTTGGTCCGTGCGGCGGCACGGCGGCGCGCCGGCGTGAGCGCTCGGGGCGTGAGGTGCGGGGCGCAGGGGTGCGGTGGCCGCCTGCCGGGGCGCCGCGATCGCGACGGGAGGGTCGGGGCGGCCTCGCCGCGGTCCTACGGCCGGGATGTCAGGCCGGGGCGCCGCGAAGGACGCCCCGGCTCAAGGTGACACGCGCGCGGCGACGTCCTCCACGCACTCCAGCAAGGCGGGCGCGTGCGCGCGGAGTTGGCCCTCGTCGGTGAGGATCACCGTGGCGGCGAGGGAGATGGCCAGGGGCTGGGAGCCCTCGGGCATGCCGGGCAGCGCTGCCGCGATCGAGCGCACCCCGATCTCGTTCGCCTCGTCGACCTCGGCCCAGCCGCGCCGTCGTACGAGTGCCAGCTCGGCGCGGAGCAGGTCGGGGTCGGTGACCGTGCGCGGGGTCACCGCCGCGAGCGGCTCCGACAGCAGGCGCTCGCGGTCCTCCTCCGGCAGTCCGGCGACGAGCGCCTTGCCGAGGGAGGTGGCGTGCCAGGGGTTGCGGGTTCCCTCCGCACTGCGCAACTGGAGGTGCTGGGTGCCCTGGACGGAGAGGACGAGCAGGACGTCGGCGCCCTGGAGGACGCCCGCGATGACGGGCAGGCCGGTGCGCGCGGCGAGCCGGCGCATCGGAGCCGCGGCGGCGGAGTAACCGGCGGGCGAGCGCTGGAAACCGCGCGACAGCTCCAGTACGCGCGAGCCCAGGGCGTAGCGCCGGGTGTCCTCGTCGTACGCGGCGAACCGTTCCTCGACGAGCCGGCCCAGGATGCGGTGGGCGCTGCTGACGGGGAGGTGCGCGGCGCGGGCGGCGGCGCTCACGCCGAGGCCGGCGGGGTGCTCGGCCAGTACGGTGAGCAGCCGCAGCCCCCGGCCCAGCATGTCGTCGCCGGATGGTGTGGTCACCGTGTGCGCCTCCGTCGTTCTGTGCCGCTGCTGCCGCTGCTGCCGCTGCTGCCGCTGCTGCCGCTGCTGCCGCTTGTGTCTGGGTCTGTTGCCGGGGCCGGGGCCGGGGCCGGTGGGGTGGGGTGCGGCGGCCGTCGTACGTACGCCGGGCCGGCCGCCGCTTCGACGATCACCGTACCGGGGCCGGCCGGGCGGTCACGGGCCTGGGCTCGGGCACGGCCAGGGTCAGTCCGGCGGCGATCAGGGCGCACACCGCCATCAGCCCGAAGGCGCCCGCGTCGCCCAGCTGGGTTCCGCGCACCCAGCCGACCAGGTAGGTCCCGGCGAAGGAGCCGAGTGCGCCGAAGGAGTTGACCAGCGCGACGGCGGCACCCGCGATCCCGGGCGGGGCGAGGGTCGTGACGAGCGCGAAGTACGGGCCGTACGGCGCGTACAGGCACAGGCCCGCCACCACGAGCAGGGCGAGGGCGAGCGGGAAGTTGCCGCCGGCCGCGTAGGAGGCGAGCAGGGCGAGTCCGCCGCAGGCCAGCCACGGCCACACGGCCACCCGCCGCCGCCCGCTGCGGTCGGACAGGCGGGAGTTGAGCAGCATCGCGCCGGCCGCGCAGGCGTACGGGATCGCGGTGAGCAGTCCGGTGGCGCCGATGCCCTCGCCGGAGCCCTTCTTGATGATGGCCGGGAGCCAGAAGACGAAGCCGTACATGCCGAAGGACCAGAAGAAGTACTGCGTGGCCATGGTGAGCACCGCGGGGGAGCGCAGCACCCTGCCGTACCGCTCGCGCAGCGTGCCTGTCACCGGCGGTGCGGCGGCCTGTTCCGCGGCCAGGTCGGCGCGCAGCAGGG comes from the Streptomyces sp. NBC_00820 genome and includes:
- a CDS encoding IclR family transcriptional regulator; its protein translation is MTTPSGDDMLGRGLRLLTVLAEHPAGLGVSAAARAAHLPVSSAHRILGRLVEERFAAYDEDTRRYALGSRVLELSRGFQRSPAGYSAAAAPMRRLAARTGLPVIAGVLQGADVLLVLSVQGTQHLQLRSAEGTRNPWHATSLGKALVAGLPEEDRERLLSEPLAAVTPRTVTDPDLLRAELALVRRRGWAEVDEANEIGVRSIAAALPGMPEGSQPLAISLAATVILTDEGQLRAHAPALLECVEDVAARVSP
- a CDS encoding DUF742 domain-containing protein, which translates into the protein MTGRRGGRPLVPAYLSTGGVAQPSRPHLERLSVLSAGDRTAPVDPAADLPAAQLALLDLLDGGALTVTETAALLELPVSAVRVLAAGLLDRDLVLARAPIPPADRFDPDLLKRVADGLRALKHN
- a CDS encoding MFS transporter; the protein is MTATSPATDTAATQPAVPAPTGFWRSARARYLMPVAFVTYSLAYLDKSNYAIASAGGMADDLRLSASADSLIAASFFLGYFFFQIPGTIYAEQRSARRLVAWSTVAWGLLAVTQGLLSSPAQLIAVRFALGVVEGAVLPSMVMLLGRWFTRGERGRANTFLILGNPVTVMWLSAVSGWLVSVSDWRVMFIAEGVPSVLWGLCCLWLVKDRPEQAPGLPEHELALLRADLAAEQAAAPPVTGTLRERYGRVLRSPAVLTMATQYFFWSFGMYGFVFWLPAIIKKGSGEGIGATGLLTAIPYACAAGAMLLNSRLSDRSGRRRVAVWPWLACGGLALLASYAAGGNFPLALALLVVAGLCLYAPYGPYFALVTTLAPPGIAGAAVALVNSFGALGSFAGTYLVGWVRGTQLGDAGAFGLMAVCALIAAGLTLAVPEPRPVTARPAPVR
- a CDS encoding ATP-binding protein, with translation MIESPDLVTGGLAAGTLSALALGGSLLRSLRRQHALRAELTTLRTQLEETQRSFTAEAEHLAAQRIPAAARQLTHPHVTVPGPARSEITGTPAGVALERLLLSLRAELTAQRTRIDAAAQAGLRGATREIQAALYRLQDALRGLQERYDEPELAQTLYALDHENEQSLRRAQVASVVCGAWVGLAREESHLVDAVTGGQARLAGYHRIKVHNHLEPGTALVSHAVEPVAIIVAELLDNALRHSAPETDVVVNLEHVHHGVCVTVDDAGLGMSQDERARAQRLVAGTDPILLTDLGDPPRMGLAAIGQLTRQFDLGVDLSSPSPYGGVRAVLRVESHLLSRIDPAEKPPAASAPRSTRKAPATDGAATPRTAPAVSPAAPTAAPDADHGSDHGSGQDSGHGYGAEQEHTAPGSGHQGPRDSGGLPQRRRRGRADAPAAATPAAAAPAGPARRPEESAAAMAALQHGTAAGRAPGRADTRDTGPAPTEPTVNDTEPNKNEGGAAR
- a CDS encoding cytochrome P450 family protein yields the protein MTVTDPVDRVVIDPFGTDISAEIAKLRALGPIVPVELPGGIPAWAPTGYDVLKELILDPQVSKDPRLHWRLWPELGEHPSWGWVLGWVGVVNMFTTYGPEHARLRKLVAPSFTHKRTEAMRPRVEAITAELLDTVEKAGADGGPVDVKQLFAHELPMRMICELFGVPAEMRGDTAELIAAIMDTSDPGPEHTAFVQERIGTVLGGLIALKVEHPGDDMTTELIRVRDEDGDRLSDEELLYTLLLVIGAGFETTVNLIGNAVVALLTDPGQLAAVRSGEISWDAVIDETLRVHPSITSLPLRYAVSDLKVGEVTIPAGDAIITTYAAAGLDPAHYGDDAHVFDAARGADDHMAFGIGVHRCIGAPLARMEALTALPALFDRFPGLAPAFEEGELRQVPSFIAFGWQEVPVRLRG
- a CDS encoding cytochrome P450, encoding MTTYPAQHAFSRSAPVRLWEDGFALDPHRYYAALRAQGAVGWAELAPGVPAYVVTDRRAALDLLHDTETFSHDPRPWEATVADDCPLLGMMRWRPNALFADGDTHLRYRTALIDVFDQVEPHDLRARVHRAVRLLVDRIGPNGEADLVTEFARPLMALVFNNLFGLPDEAGDRLNEGLGKMMEGGPQAAEGEAEFGKYVLELIAAKAERRGDDLPSRLLDHPAGLTAEEVTWQMFLTLGAGHEPTANLVSNALSRILGNPAYYSTLTSGARPVMDAVVEVLHHETPLANYGIHFAREAVSFHGAWIRAAVPVVISYGALAHTAEQAAGGSRRPRDASHLSWSAGPHGCPVKQHTLLIATEAIERLTQWLPDLEPVLPREHLSWRPGPFHRSLTSLPVRFSPRSPRPSGELP
- a CDS encoding GTP-binding protein; the protein is MASAPSSTTSGIHLPDTARDLVKILVTGPFGVGKTTLIDSVSEIRPLHTEEQLTQASAQVDDLDGIREKSTTTVAIDFGRISLPGGVVLYLFGTPGQERFRPLWDDIAYGALGALVLVDSRRIDASFDVLGLVEETGLPYAVAFNAFPDAPRHYTEEQLRAALDLEGHTPMVTCDARDTDSSIDALLALVQHLIDRHPPEGR
- a CDS encoding roadblock/LC7 domain-containing protein, which encodes MTTSREAGDTVWVLDPILEVPHVVAAVLLTRDGLVTGYTDALTQPSAERVAAITSTVQGACRTAAAAFADRDRAEIRQVVIESDHGYVLIVPTDHGTCVAAYGDPEVRLDLLAHRVHSQVARLGEKAMAAAPRDADGGAPA